In the Sus scrofa isolate TJ Tabasco breed Duroc chromosome 6, Sscrofa11.1, whole genome shotgun sequence genome, one interval contains:
- the LOC100624067 gene encoding cytochrome c oxidase subunit 4 isoform 1, mitochondrial — protein sequence MLATRVFNLIGRRAISTSVCVRAHGSVVKSEDYALPVYVDRRDYPLPDVAHVKNLSASQKALKEKEKASWSSLSMDEKVELYRLKFNESFAEMNRSTNEWKTIVGTALFFIGFTALLLIWEKHYVYGPIPHTFEEEWVAKQTKRMLDMKVAPIQGFSAKWDYDKNEWKK from the exons ATGTTGGCTACCAGAGTATTTAACCTCATTGGCAGGCGAGCAATTTCCACCTCGGTGTGTGTGCGAGCACATG GCAGCGTCGTGAAGAGTGAGGACTACGCCCTCCCGGTCTACGTCGACCGGCGCGACTACCCCTTGCCCGACGTGGCCCACGTCAAGAACCTCTCCGCCAGCCAGAAGGCcttgaaggagaaggagaaggccTCCTGGAGCAGCCTCTCCATGGATGAGAAAGTGGAAC TGTACCGCCTGAAGTTCAACGAGAGCTTCGCCGAGATGAACAGGAGCACGAACGAGTGGAAGACGATCGTGGGCACCGCGCTGTTCTTCATCGGCTTCACCGCCCTCCTCCTCATCTGGGAGAAGCACTATG TGTACGGCCCCATCCCGCACACCTTTGAGGAGGAGTGGGTGGCCAAGCAGACCAAGAGGATGCTGGACATGAAGGTGGCCCCCATCCAGGGCTTCTCGGCCAAGTGGGACTACGACAAGAACGAGTGGAAGAAGTGA